The Reichenbachiella carrageenanivorans region TTCGGATAGACACATACATGGCTGGTCTAAACATATCGGCTACCAACATCAGTACAAATATACCAGTAGTCAAATACCAAAATTCGCTCAGATACTGCACCACAATGAAAATAACACCTGAACCAATCAAACTGACTAGCATTACTTTGTAATATCCAATATGATCGGTGAGTTTGCCCCCAAGCCACGAACCTAAAATAGATCCTGTGCCGAAGGCCGTCATGACCCAACCGACTTCGGATAAAGTATAACCCAAACTCGCCGTTAGGTATAGCGATAAAAAAGGCACCACCATGGTGCCAGCTCTATTGATAAATGTAATAAGTGCCAATAACCATATTTCTTTGGACAGGCCTTGGTAGGATTGAAGATAGGCGTTGAATGATCTTTTTATCATCTTTTTGCTTTGATTATGTCTGATAGATAGTGGCTGACTACAGCTACTGCATCAATTGGGTTTATCATCGACTTTTTATGGAAACACTACTATTTCTAGTATAGTACTCCAAGGGTGGTGGTGTCGACAAAACTGGTTACGACAAAAAGAAGAGAAAGGATGTTTCAGAAGTATGAATAAAAATACTACTACAAATCAATATTTGTAATAGCTCTCGCTAAGGAATTCTCTCAAGGTTTTTCACCTCAGCTTCGCCATCTAACACGATCCTATTTCGACCTGTTTCGGTTTCGAAATATTGGGTGCTAATCACCGCAATGTGCTTACCTTCCCGAATTTCGGTTATTTCAAATTTAGCTACGTATCTTTTTTCGGGATAAATAGCTCTTTTGAATTCTAATTTTTGACCCAGATAAAAAGTGCCTGGCCCTGGAAATTCCATACCCAAGATTTTGGATATGACAGCCGAAGTAAAAATACCGTGTACGATGGGCGATTTAAAATTGGTAGTAGCCGCAAACTCGGCATCAATGTGCAAGGGATTTTTGTCACCAGACAATTCTGCGAAGGCATTGACTTGCTCTTGCGTAATAACAAACTCCGTTTCGTAAGTATCTCCTACTTTTAGCATTTTTTCAATCATTAACTTTCACTTGTACTGCATCGTAGAAATCATTGGCATGACCATCTCCATCCCAATCCATTTTGGCTTTATAGGTGACTCGGTCATTTTTCACGTCAAACTGATATACCGTTTCGGCACCATCGATCACTATGACGAGCGAATCGTTTCTCACAAGCCACTTCCCTACTTGTTCTTTAATTATTTCTTCTTGCAAGTTAGAGTACTGGGCAGTAAAAGTATGGTCTTCATGAAATTCGGATAAGATCGGTTTCATTTTTAAAACCTTTTCCCACTCACCTTCCTTGGCCTGTAGTACAGAATCTTGTTTTTCTAATCGCTTCATCGTGACCAATAGAGACACGTTTGTCCATTTGCCAATCAATTCGCTTTCTCTCAGTGATCCGTCTTTTTTTGCAGAGCAAGAGACCAAACCAAATACCAATAGTGCAATGAGTACATTTTTCATTCAATAAAATTAGGCATAAAATCTAGATTGAAGAATGGGTCTAGGGGTTAGATATAAAAAAAGCAGATGATCGCCCGTGATCATCTGCCAGTCATTTGTTGGATTAGTATGCTTGTAGTCTAATGAAAAAGCCCACTGAGCTTTAAAAATAACCATAAACCAAAGAAGTTGGAAATAATGAATCTTATATTTTAACCATTCAGAATAGTATTCTGTTTTTAATTATAATTAAAAATATAATTCTATAAAAAGATCATTTAATGAAATAATTCATTTTTTACTCTTCCTTTAAATAGGCCTCTAAGTCTTCTAACATCTCATTTACTTCTATTTTTCTAAGATCATAAAGTTCATCTTGTTTCACATTGTTACTATAATGCTCCCAGTGCTTTTTGGCTTTTCGAATAACACGAGGAGTAATGTCAAATTCTTTGTGATCTAATAAATCTTTGGCTTGCGTCGAAACTTTAAAACTACCGTTCAGAAAATGCTTAAAAATCTCAACGTATTTGCTACTCAAATCAAAATCTTCGAGCATCATAAACAAATCTCCAGCGATAACCGAATTTTCTTTGTTTTGGATGGCCTCTAGCAATGGAGCCAAACCCGCTTCATTATTTTTTATTTTACCTAATGTTCGTGCAGCCAAAAATTTTGAATCTGAGTTTTCATGACTAAGCAGTTTGATCATTTCTTCTACCACTTCTTCCGTTCCTATTCGTGCCAGAGTATCGGACACTTCATATGCCTTGCTATCCAATTCCCCTGATATTTGAGCAACTAATTCTGTAACTGCCATATGACTTGTTTTTTTAATTCGTAAAATTAGAACATTGTCTACTAAGACTGGCTATAAAAAAAGGCCCCTATCGTTGGGGCCTTAATCACGCATTAGCGTTTTCTCATAATAAAAGTGTTACTTTAAGAATTCGTAGATTCCAGCTACGCCTTGGCCACCACCTACACAAGCTGTCACCATTCCATATTTTTGTTTTCTTCTTCGCATCTCGTTGATCAACTGTACAGACAGCTTCGCTCCTGAGCATCCTAGCGGATGACCTAAGGCTATAGCGCCCCCATTCGGGTTGATCTTCTCCGGATCTAGTCCTGCCTCCTTTATTACGGCCAAAGATTGTGTCGCGAAGGCTTCATTGAGTTCGAATTGGTCTATGTCATTCAATTTTAAACCTGCAAGTTTCAATGCTTTCGGAATAGCTGCTACAGGTCCGATGCCCATAATTCTAGGATTCACACCTGCTGCAGTATAAGTCACCATTCGGGCTACTGGCTCCAGATTCAGTTCTTTGACCATCGCTTCGGACATAACCATCACGAAAGCTGCGCCATCAGAAGTTTGAGATGAGTTGCCCGCCGTCACTACACCGCCCATTTTGAAAGCTGGTTTTAATCTTGCCAATCCTTCCATAGATGTTCCTGCCCTTGGTCCTTCATCGGTATCTACTACATATTCGCGTTCCGCTTTTTTGCCAGCTTCGTTTACATAAGTTTCCTTTACTGTGATTGGCACGATCTCGTCCTTGAATTTTCCTTCCTTCAAAGCCGCCAAGGCTTTGTCGTGAGATTTTACAGAAAATTCATCCGCTTCTTCTCTCGTGATGCCATAATCCGACGCAATTTCTTCTGCTGTCAAACCCATACCCAAATAATACTCAGGCGTTTTTTCAGCGATTTTCCAATTGAGGGCAGTTTTGTAGCCGAGCATCGGGACAAGCGACATGGATTCTGTACCACCAGCAATGATGCAGTTGGCCATGCCAGCTTTGATTCGAGCTGCTGCAATAGCGATCGTTTCCAAACCTGAACCACAGTATCTATTGACAGTCACACCCGGTACTTCGATCGGCAACGAGAGTAATGAAATCATTCTTCCCATTTGCATACCTTGTTCTGCTTCGGGAATGGCATTGCCTACAATGAGATCATCTATTCTTTTTGGATCAAGTGCTGGTACATCTGCTACCAAGTGCTTGATCACATCAGCTGCCAAATCATCTGGGCGAGTAAATCTGAATCCGCCTTTTTTTGATTTGCCAATTGCTGTTCTATATCCGTTTACTATATATGCTTCCATTTTTGTAGTTTCTTAATATTAAAATTTTAGAATAGAAAAATTAGTTCCTTAGCGGTTTGCCTTTAAACAAAATGCTATGGATTCGTTCCAAAGTTTTTGGTTCGCCCGT contains the following coding sequences:
- a CDS encoding MaoC family dehydratase, which translates into the protein MIEKMLKVGDTYETEFVITQEQVNAFAELSGDKNPLHIDAEFAATTNFKSPIVHGIFTSAVISKILGMEFPGPGTFYLGQKLEFKRAIYPEKRYVAKFEITEIREGKHIAVISTQYFETETGRNRIVLDGEAEVKNLERIP
- a CDS encoding HEAT repeat domain-containing protein, with the translated sequence MAVTELVAQISGELDSKAYEVSDTLARIGTEEVVEEMIKLLSHENSDSKFLAARTLGKIKNNEAGLAPLLEAIQNKENSVIAGDLFMMLEDFDLSSKYVEIFKHFLNGSFKVSTQAKDLLDHKEFDITPRVIRKAKKHWEHYSNNVKQDELYDLRKIEVNEMLEDLEAYLKEE
- a CDS encoding acetyl-CoA C-acyltransferase, whose protein sequence is MEAYIVNGYRTAIGKSKKGGFRFTRPDDLAADVIKHLVADVPALDPKRIDDLIVGNAIPEAEQGMQMGRMISLLSLPIEVPGVTVNRYCGSGLETIAIAAARIKAGMANCIIAGGTESMSLVPMLGYKTALNWKIAEKTPEYYLGMGLTAEEIASDYGITREEADEFSVKSHDKALAALKEGKFKDEIVPITVKETYVNEAGKKAEREYVVDTDEGPRAGTSMEGLARLKPAFKMGGVVTAGNSSQTSDGAAFVMVMSEAMVKELNLEPVARMVTYTAAGVNPRIMGIGPVAAIPKALKLAGLKLNDIDQFELNEAFATQSLAVIKEAGLDPEKINPNGGAIALGHPLGCSGAKLSVQLINEMRRRKQKYGMVTACVGGGQGVAGIYEFLK